In Palaeococcus ferrophilus DSM 13482, the genomic window GCTCCCCCGTTGGAATAATTACGCGCTCCGACCTGTTTAAACTCGCGAGGTAGTCCCCATGAAGGAGATTGGAGAGGACCTGTATCTATACCCCGGCTCCCCCTCGACCATGGTCAAGCTCTTCGAGGGGAGGGCCGTCCTCGTTGATCCGGGCAACGGGAAGAAGAGGCACAAGGAGCTGAGGAGGGAGCTCAGAAAGCTCGGCCTTGAGGCATCCCACCTTCTTGCCACACACGGGCACGCCGACCACGTGGCGGTAGTTCCCAAACTCGAAAAGCCACTCCTAATCCACCGCTTTGAGTTCTCCATCGCGGAGAGCCCCCTAAACAGAGAGCTCCTCACCTTCGGATCAAAGGCACCGGAGGGCTTCCTCGTTTACCAGTTCCCCGGGGAGGTGAAGGTTCACGGAATCTTCGAGTGGGGGGATGAACTCTTTGGACTCAGGGCATTGAAGCTCGATGGCCACTCCCCCGGCATGACGGGCTTCATGGATGAGGACAACGCCGTTATCTACGCGGGGGACAGCTTCTTCGGGGAGAGACTTTTGAAAGGCATAGGCGTGCCCTACCTCGTCGAACCTGCACTCTTCATGGAGTCCCTGGAGAGACTCAGGGGCTACGCGGAGGAGGGATTCCTTCTGATACCCTCCCACGGGCCGATGGTGAAGGGAGAGGATGCCATAGGGCTCATCGAGACCAACAGGAAGGCGGTTGAGAACGTCAGGGCCTTAATTCTACGCCTCCTCGAGAGGCCCATGAGCGTGGACGAGCTCTCTTACAGCATGGCCCTCGAGTTCGGCGCACC contains:
- a CDS encoding MBL fold metallo-hydrolase; this encodes MKEIGEDLYLYPGSPSTMVKLFEGRAVLVDPGNGKKRHKELRRELRKLGLEASHLLATHGHADHVAVVPKLEKPLLIHRFEFSIAESPLNRELLTFGSKAPEGFLVYQFPGEVKVHGIFEWGDELFGLRALKLDGHSPGMTGFMDEDNAVIYAGDSFFGERLLKGIGVPYLVEPALFMESLERLRGYAEEGFLLIPSHGPMVKGEDAIGLIETNRKAVENVRALILRLLERPMSVDELSYSMALEFGAPLTPKALALNQVPIKAILATLYNERRIEAVVEGGIKWRLRRD